The following nucleotide sequence is from Mucilaginibacter sp. cycad4.
ATAGATATAGCCATCCTTAGGCATTCTAATATCGGGGTGCGACAAGCAAAACTCCCCTATCGATGGGTCGAGCGTAAAACCGTTAACCCCTTTGCCTGTGGTATATACCATCATGGTTGATGAACCATAGATCACATAACCTGCTGCAACCTGCTCAGTTCCTTTCTGCAGCACATCTTCAAGATTGGCGGTACCTTGGTTAGATTTACGGCGATAAATAGAAAATATGGTACCCACACTTACATTTACATCAATATTTGACGAGCCATCCAGCGGATCAATAGCCACAATATATTTGGCATGTTTTGAGATCTCTGATTCAATCAGGATATGCTCGTCATTTTCTTCAGAGGCAACAACACAGCACTCACCTCCGCTGCGTAACGCCGAAATGAATTGCTCATTGGCATAAACATCCATCTTTTTCTGCCGTTCACCATGCGAATTTACCGAGTCGGTTTCGCCGATGATATCAATAAGCCCGGCTTTGCTGATCTCGCGGTTTACAATTTTAGCGGCAATACCTATATCCCGTAAAAGCCTTGACAGCTCGCCTTTGGCAAACGGGAAATCTGCCTGTTTCTCTATAATAAATTGTCCTAACGTTTTTACTCTTTTCATGGAAATGTATATTTATTGATTAACAGAAATATTAAAAAGTACCGGATCTGGCCGGCTGGTTTATAACTATAATGTGGTGATTTAATTAAGGATGAATAAAAGCACTTTTATCTATTCAATAGCTAAAAGTTCGCCCTATCTCCTCATAATCACCTTTTTGCTAAGTTACCAGGCTTTCATTATCGAACTGTCCCGACCCGTCTCCCTTTATTTTAGTGTTTATTTGCTACCGTTACAGCCTATAAATTCAGTTACAAGCATATAATATCATAATAGCTTACCAGCCGGCATCCCATTTGATAATATCGTACAATAATTGGATAACGGTTGGGTAAAAACGGGGAGCGGCATTATCCATCTTTGTTTTATATCAAAACCAATTAACTAAGGCCTGTTATTATTATATATAAGTATATGCCGCAAACTGAACATCCTTATCGCGAC
It contains:
- the fbp gene encoding class 1 fructose-bisphosphatase translates to MKRVKTLGQFIIEKQADFPFAKGELSRLLRDIGIAAKIVNREISKAGLIDIIGETDSVNSHGERQKKMDVYANEQFISALRSGGECCVVASEENDEHILIESEISKHAKYIVAIDPLDGSSNIDVNVSVGTIFSIYRRKSNQGTANLEDVLQKGTEQVAAGYVIYGSSTMMVYTTGKGVNGFTLDPSIGEFCLSHPDIRMPKDGYIYSINEGYYTHFPLGVKKYIKYCQVEDVTTSRPYTSRYTGSMIADIHRNLIKGGIFLYPTTSQYPNGKLRLVYECNPMAFIVEQAGGMASTGFERILDLDVNELHQRSAIFIGSENMVKRAEDFMLAFSPQHPSIIQHKQVI